A genomic stretch from Schistosoma haematobium chromosome 4, whole genome shotgun sequence includes:
- the ATP6AP1_1 gene encoding ATPase, H transporting, lysosomal accessory protein 1, variant 3 (EggNog:ENOG410V5SP~COG:C), which produces MLMKSPTLMSGKQTNTYLIIFNSLGFIKSGRYWSVSESSVSIKCQSGSKSCVNVAGNPLVMKWAGAPINLGYKCTKPSAAPVILPSDSGNSVSLQFASIQVQPFGVKDGVFGDVTDCVGYFSIGVWSSLIVSILLVSILTYGLVMLASVQPSEIYEDPKKKMIQLGADN; this is translated from the exons ATGTTAATGAAATCTCCGACCTTAATGTCAGGTAAACAAACTAATACATATTTGATAATATTTAACAGCTTGGGTTTTATCAAGTCTGGTCGTTATTGGAGTGTGTCTGAATCATCCGTTAGTATCAAGTGTCAATCGGGTTCCAAATCATGCGTCAATGTAGCTGGAAATCCCTTGGTTATGAAATGGGCTGGAGCCCCTATCAATCTTGGTTACAAGTGCACTAAGCCTTCAGCTGCACCAGTAATCTTACCGTCAGATTCTGGGAATTCAGTTTCTCTTCAGTTTGCTAGCATCCAG GTTCAACCATTCGGCGTAAAAGATGGTGTGTTTGGTGATGTCACAGATTGTGTCGGGTACTTCAGTATTGGTGTTTGGTCATCGCtgattgtttccattctttTGGTTTCTATTTTAACATATGGTTTAGTTATGTTGGCATCTGTACAGCCTAGTGAAATATATGAAGATcctaaaaagaaaatgattcaGCTGGGTGCTGATAACTAA
- the ATP6AP1_1 gene encoding ATPase, H transporting, lysosomal accessory protein 1 (EggNog:ENOG41KOG4660~COG:S), with product MPLIHKDNYIYFNVSGCLAFFARSISVKFVSGKAASIVPIPASSLSLSPLSKCSDLKSLLVFTSSNVNEISDLNVSLGFIKSGRYWSVSESSVSIKCQSGSKSCVNVAGNPLVMKWAGAPINLGYKCTKPSAAPVILPSDSGNSVSLQFASIQVQPFGVKDGVFGDVTDCVGFLFQYQYVDAVQGCSIFYQLDFKWKKALCDSELNKLQEIPFDLPINLIELRIIHQSIKKIKKNSSLYSLIHLELLHIESSELKYIESDTFKQLISLKSINLRNNSLKLCNHYYHSDECFHSDIFHNLPNLISLNLAENFIDFIPDSFFNSLQHYNLKLKYLWLNSMKSINGIKFESNYFMKPLIQLRLLDLSYTGLYELDSLNQIALNKMIYLNEFYLGGNPWLCDCKLNWLKLWFLNRSSTFSSAMLSSSSATSSSTSSNKIQYQQNKTNSNGHIELIEPICYKPDQLKGKLILTNNQLNSLQFHDLYCIPQIFTLNQNLTFYYHQQMLLTCEYYTTNINDLLWYKNNQQLFKQNTTHYSISYGQLGANFYSNLLIPMTTEQDTGLWSCILNNQYRTLFHVTIINSNGEILYPNNNDNDNENKDSFLYKVFTLFGNNNNQINHWIYGSIIIIILFVILILISIGIFCCYHSQSSRLTNRSIDEINMKNCISMNKSRSICRRRLKCINGSHHHHHHHHHHSNNKKIKDDSISSLLVTTNDEQKIIDKNELQLTNHMKEDTIVTSTKIITTTTIPNSNIHVNHVENNDILSSRNIDENRLLNIFCCPTNSTRDVQLVTIPTTSSSSTNVTCLDGSFLQGTVVTDENHVLVSCDSPEPKLFIATNGITPSSNISTLDFSNCLQQQQPLNVIPQPSCTGWDTSGGYSSPQFPGIYTSSQITIETSKPCPVHGIMNLKPMEINCDITTNTTIDSNHANVKQLPNYKKIDSIYWDHSNSSAILTNPHLSYNLSNCVFLDSQNYGTITNGSNRNSDPQKNEIEVMQNYSKTLSSYHNIKDYSLLQKANLNESNIQWPTDSRSQGTCPVHGNQTLTRRNNQLKHTNKEDVTLGNRKNLKRNHRSKSIIREQSSYLIDQCHHGTVDNQEASISSSNETNDNEETNIQLNSVHNDHYGLSITSIKPKQIIYTSNDETESQGESSLSEKSLHSDHSCTSSVSSSTNSTSSINQHFKYIYPSNQTGLNSICSSLSNQINLAAAAAAAAASTNTTTDLVQQQSPPSLEFCPSPELLRNRPNSTNSYSRHRNHYDILNNLKCPVHSLTINRRSLPHKLFYDAYNHRENMRQHNYDHNNNIGTLRVTTLPTRFRKVSYNINDNNNNNNRSSSSSSGSSSTTNHNNNSSIINHMASIRKFASQHTIQSNYSSSLCLSTTQSLDKFNKSLQKSILRPGSKHKLDTESDSDNNNNNNNTSEENNF from the exons ATGCC TCTGATTCATAAGGATAACTACATCTATTTTAATGTATCTGGTTGCTTGGCATTCTTTGCTCGTTCGATATCCGTAAAATTCGTTAGCGGTAAAGCAGCCAGTATCGTCCCTATACCGGCAAGTTCATTGTCACTTTCTCCACTCAGTAAATGCTCTGATCTAAAATCGTTGCTCGTTTTCACATCATCAAATGTTAATGAAATCTCCGACCTTAATGTCAG CTTGGGTTTTATCAAGTCTGGTCGTTATTGGAGTGTGTCTGAATCATCCGTTAGTATCAAGTGTCAATCGGGTTCCAAATCATGCGTCAATGTAGCTGGAAATCCCTTGGTTATGAAATGGGCTGGAGCCCCTATCAATCTTGGTTACAAGTGCACTAAGCCTTCAGCTGCACCAGTAATCTTACCGTCAGATTCTGGGAATTCAGTTTCTCTTCAGTTTGCTAGCATCCAG GTTCAACCATTCGGCGTAAAAGATGGTGTGTTTGGTGATGTCACAGATTGTGTCGG atTTCTATTTCAATATCAATATGTTGATGCAGTACAAGGATGTAGTATTTTTTATCAATTAGATTTTAAATGGAAAAAAGCATTATGTGATTCTGAATTAAATAAACTTCAAGAAATTCCATTTGATTTACcaattaatttaattgaattacgtattattcatcaatcaattaaaaaaattaaaaaaaattcatcattatattcattaattcatttagAATTATTACATATtgaatcaagtgaattaaaatatattgaatcggatacatttaaacaattaatttcattaaaatcaattaatttacgtaataattcattaaaattatgtaATCATTATTACCATAGTGATGAATGTTTCCATAGtgatatatttcataatttacctaatttaatttcattaaatttagctgaaaattttattgattttataccAGATTCATTTTTCAATAGTTTACAAcattataatttaaaattaaaatatttatggttaaattcaatgaaatcaataaatggTATAAAATTTGAATCGAATTATTTTATGAAACCATTAATACAATTACGTTTATTAGATTTAAGTTATACAGGTTTATATGAATTAGATTCATTGAATCAAATAGcattgaataaaatgatttatttaaatgaattttatttaggCGGTAATCCATGGTTATGTGATTGTAAATTAAATTGGTTAAAATTATGGTTTTTAAATAGATCATCAACATTTTCGTCAGCAATGTTAAGCTCTTCATCAGCAACATCATCATCGACATCATCAAATAAGATTCaatatcaacaaaataaaaCGAATTCCAATGGTCATATTGAATTGATTGAACCAATTTGTTATAAACCAGATCAATTAAAAGGCAAATTGATATTAACCAATAATCAATTGAATTCATTACAATTTCATGATTTATATTGTATTCCACAAATTTTTACATTAAATCAAAATCTTACCTTTTATTATCATCAACAAATGTTATTAACATGTGAAtattatactactaatataaatgatttattatggtataaaaataatcaacaattatttaaacaaaatacaacGCACTATTCTATTAGTTATGGTCAATTAGGCGCgaatttttattcaaatttattaatcCCCATGACAACGGAACAAGATACTGGATTATGGAGTTGtatattaaataatcaatatcgtACATTATTTCATGTTACTATAATAAATTCTAATGGTGAAATACTTTACCCTAACAACAATGACAATGACAATGAGAATAAGGATTCATTTCTATATAAAGTATTTACATtatttggtaataataataatcaaatcaatcatTGGATATATGGTagtattataatcatcatattatttgttattttaatattgattagtataggaatattttgttgttatCATTCACAATCATCAAGATTAACTAATAGATCTATAGATGAAATCAATATGAAGAATTGTATATCGATGAATAAATCAAGATCTATATGTAGACGTCGATTGAAATGTATCAATGGCagtcaccatcatcatcatcatcatcatcatcatagtaACAATAAAAAGATCAAAGATGATTCAATAAGTAGTCTATTAGTAACAACAAATGATGAACAAAAAATCattgataaaaatgaattacaattaACAAACCATATGAAAGAGGATACAATTGTAACTTCTACCAAAATCATAACAACGACTACTATACCCAATTCAAATATCCATGTTAATCATGTAgagaataatgatatattatcaAGTAGAAATATAGATGAGAAtcgtttattaaatatattttgttgtcCTACAAATTCAACACGTGATGTTCAATTAGTAACTATACCTACAACTAGTTCTTCATCAACTAATGTTACATGTTTAGATGGATCATTTCTACAAGGAACAGTTGTTACTGATGAAAATCATGTACTAGTATCTTGTGATAGTCCAGAACCAAAATTATTCATTGCTACAAATGGAATTACACCTTCTTCTAATATTTCTACATTAGATTTTTCTAATTgcttacaacaacaacaaccattgAATGTTATACCTCAACCAAGTTGTACTGGATGGGATACTAGTGGTGGTTATTCATCCCCACAATTCCCTGGAATTTATACATCTAGTCAAATAACTATTGAAACATCAAAACCGTGTCCAGTACATGGAATTATGAATTTGAAACCGATGGAAATTAATTGTGATATAACTACCAATACTACTATTGATAGTAATCATGCAAATGTTAAACAATTGccaaattataaaaaaatcgATTCAATATATTGGGATCATTCTAATAGTTCAGCGATTTTAACTAATCCTCACTTATCCTATAACTTATCAAATTGTGTATTTTTAGATTCTCAAAATTATGGTACTATTACCAATGGTAGTAATAGAAATAGTGATCCTCAAAAGAATGAAATAGAAGTTATGcaaaattattcaaaaactTTATCCTCATATCATAATATCAAGGATTATAGTTTATTACAAAAAGCTAATTTAAACGAATCTAATATACAATGGCCTACTGATTCACGATCTCAAGGAACCTGTCCAGTGCATGGAAATCAGACTTTAACACGaagaaataatcaattaaaacacACTAATAAGGAAGATGTTACGTTAGGGAATCGcaaaaatttaaaaagaaatcatCGAAGTAAATCTATCATTCGTGAACAATCCAGTTATCTCATAGATCAATGTCACCATGGAACGGTAGATAATCAAGAAGCATCGATTTCCTCTTCTAATGAAACAAATGATAATGAAGAAACCAATATTCAGTTAAACAGTGTTCATAATGACCATTACGGTTTATCAATAACTTCTATCAAGCCAAAACAAATCATTTACACATCAAATGATGAAACAGAATCTCAAGGTGAAAGTTCTCTTTCTGAAAAATCGTTACATAGTGATCATTCATGTACATCTTCAGTTTCATCTTCGACAAATTCAACTTCCTCAATAAATCaacatttcaaatatatttatccATCAAATCAAACAGGACTTAATTCAATCTGTTCATCcttatcaaatcaaatcaatttaGCAGCggcggctgctgctgctgctgcttcaactaatactactactgatCTAGTACAACAACAATCTCCACCTTCATTAGAGTTTTGTCCTTCTCCAGAATTATTAAGAAATCGACCGAATAGTACAAATAGTTATTCACGTCATCGAAATCATTAtgatatattgaataatttgaaATGTCCTGTACATTCCTTAACAATAAACCGTAGATCATTACCACATAAACTATTCTATGATGCTTATAATCACCGTGAAAATATGCGtcaacataattatgatcataataataacatagGTACACTTCGAGTTACTACCTTACCAACACGATTCAGGAAAGTCAgttataatattaatgataataataataataataatcgtagtagtagtagtagtagtggtagtagcagtactactaatcataataacaatagtagtaTAATTAATCATATGGCTTCCATTAGAAAATTCGCTAGTCAACAtactattcaatcaaattattCATCATCTTTATGTTTATCTACTACACAAAGTTtagataaatttaataaatctttacaaaaatCTATTCTACGTCCCGGTTCTAAACATAAATTAGATACAGAAAGTGAttccgataataataataataataataatacatcagaagaaaataatttctaa
- the ATP6AP1_1 gene encoding ATPase, H transporting, lysosomal accessory protein 1, variant 2 (EggNog:ENOG410V5SP~COG:C~SECRETED:SignalP(1-25)): MRLHMSSLKLLFVVVVCGFTSSCTAQSLIHKDNYIYFNVSGCLAFFARSISVKFVSGKAASIVPIPASSLSLSPLSKCSDLKSLLVFTSSNVNEISDLNVSLGFIKSGRYWSVSESSVSIKCQSGSKSCVNVAGNPLVMKWAGAPINLGYKCTKPSAAPVILPSDSGNSVSLQFASIQVQPFGVKDGVFGDVTDCVGYFSIGVWSSLIVSILLVSILTYGLVMLASVQPSEIYEDPKKKMIQLGADN, encoded by the exons ATGCGTCTTCATATGAGCTCTCTAAAACTTCTGTTTGTTGTAGTGGTATGTGGGTTTACTAGTTCGTGTACAGCTCAGAG TCTGATTCATAAGGATAACTACATCTATTTTAATGTATCTGGTTGCTTGGCATTCTTTGCTCGTTCGATATCCGTAAAATTCGTTAGCGGTAAAGCAGCCAGTATCGTCCCTATACCGGCAAGTTCATTGTCACTTTCTCCACTCAGTAAATGCTCTGATCTAAAATCGTTGCTCGTTTTCACATCATCAAATGTTAATGAAATCTCCGACCTTAATGTCAG CTTGGGTTTTATCAAGTCTGGTCGTTATTGGAGTGTGTCTGAATCATCCGTTAGTATCAAGTGTCAATCGGGTTCCAAATCATGCGTCAATGTAGCTGGAAATCCCTTGGTTATGAAATGGGCTGGAGCCCCTATCAATCTTGGTTACAAGTGCACTAAGCCTTCAGCTGCACCAGTAATCTTACCGTCAGATTCTGGGAATTCAGTTTCTCTTCAGTTTGCTAGCATCCAG GTTCAACCATTCGGCGTAAAAGATGGTGTGTTTGGTGATGTCACAGATTGTGTCGGGTACTTCAGTATTGGTGTTTGGTCATCGCtgattgtttccattctttTGGTTTCTATTTTAACATATGGTTTAGTTATGTTGGCATCTGTACAGCCTAGTGAAATATATGAAGATcctaaaaagaaaatgattcaGCTGGGTGCTGATAACTAA